TTCTTACAAATTCTTACAAATGATCTATTGGATTAATCGCATTTATTCAATCCTTCCATGATTGAAAACTTTGTTCCTCTTATAATTTGCACAAGAAAATATAGAAGATTTAAGCATCGGGATTTAGTGCACAAAATATGTGATAGAGTAGAGACAGTGTGGCAGTGACCGGTGATGCGAGTGACAGGCGACGCTGCCGCTGGTGGAGAGTAGTCGGTTGAAACTTGGTTGACAAGAAATCaagttttatatttataatttttcgtGGATTAAGTTAAAATCCTATTATAATTCTTACTTGAAAAGTTTTACTTTGTCAAAAATCTCACTTGATTTTAACTTGGTCAAACTCTCACTAGTAGTTTCTATCTTGTCAAAACTCGTATTAGGACTCCTACTACTTAGATTTGTATTCAGGATTCTCTAACCTTATTAATCAAATAATCCATGATCGTGGTTTCATCATAATCCCAATCGATGATCAGACATCACCAATGTGAAACTCGTTATTATGATAAAAATTGAAACTTtcgaaattcaaaattttccagTGATTCATTTTCGGCAGCTGCCTATTTTGAAACTCCTTCGGTAAATTAGGAATTTTCTTATACAGAGGCAATGTTTACAAAGAATAAGGAGAAGTAGTTAGAAGCTATGGATGAGGATATAAACTCTCTGTTTAAGAACACTACCTAGATCTTAGTTGAAAAATCAAAGAACCGGAGGCTAGTTGACTGCAGATGGATATATAAGATCGAAGAAGGATTTCTTGGAGAACAATTGAAGAGATTCAAGGCAAGACTAGTTTCCAAAGGTTTCACCCAAAGGAAGAGGTAGATTTCAATGAAATATACTCCCAGTTGTCAAGCATTCTTATATCATATTGATCTTAGTCTTGGTGGTACAATTGGACTTAGAACAGGAACAACTTGATGTCAAGAGTCCTTTCTTACACGGAAAACTTTGGGAAACAATATACATGAATAAACCCGAGGTTTTTATCACACCCAAGGACCAAGGTTTGCCTTCTTAATAAATCCATGTATCAATTGCAAAGTCCTAGAAATTGGAATAAAAGTTCGATGAGTTCACGATCAGTATTGGTCTCACAAAGAGTAGCTATGATAACCATGTTTACATAAACAAATAAGGAAATGAGATCAATACATACTTTCTCCTGTACGTGGATGACATGTTATTAGCCAGCgcacataaatacaatattgAATCCGCTAAGAAGCTGTTGAGCTCTGAATTTGATATGAAACATTTGGGAGAAGCCAAGAAGATCCCGGGTATGGAAATAAGGAGGGACGAGGAAAAGAACAAACTTTTCTTATGCCAAGATTCGTACATATTGAAGATGATACAAAGTTTAATATGAAGGAATCCAAACCAGTTTCCAATCCTCTAGCACAACATTTAAAGCTTTCAATGGACCAGTCTCCCAAAACCGATGAAATTTGGAGAACTATGCAATACATTCCTTATATCAGGGGAGTTGGAAGTGTCATGTATGGAATGGTTAGCAGAAGACCTGATTTGGCTCATGACATGAGTATAGTATCAAGATACATTGCCAATCACGGAAAGTTACATTTACATGCACTTAAGTGGATTATGATGTATTTGAAAGGAACTACAAACACTTGCAAAAGTTACAAAAGTGTGTAGTATTATCAACCACTGAAGCGGAGTTCATTGCAACAACTGAGGCATGCAAGGTGCTGTTATGGATGAAAGTATTTTTGGAGGAATTAAGTTTTGTGCAAGATCAATACAAGTCGTTCTGTGACAGTCAAAGTACATTCATCTTGGAAAGGATCCTTCAGTGCATTCAAGATCTAAGCATATTGATGTTCGCTATCATTGGATACATGATGTATTGGAGAAAAAGTTGTTAAAGCTTGAGAAGATTCACACAGATAAAAACAGATCTGATGTGATGACCATGACATTGCCGAAATGAAAGTTGGAATATTGTAGAGTTGTTTCATATCTTATTGAATTCACAAAATGTGTTTGATGGGAAATTGCTAAACAAATCAAGCCAACAAATTTGAATTCAAGGCACAtgatttttgacaaataattaacaaatattttgtgttagtaaaaaaaaattggtttaaTTATGTAAGTacgatattttatttttttgttttcttctataAATTTCACATATAAATACTAATTcattattcattttaaaatgacatcaaaataaaaaaacccTCTCATCTACAATCATAAGTGTAGAAGTGAGATAAATGATTTAATGTTATATTTCTTAAGGAGTGTTTATTTTAGGAGGAATATGATTAGTGGAGAGAAagtgaaattaaaatcaaagtATTCCGAGTGAAATACTGTGTATTCTCAATTTTCTTGTCTTTTTAGTTATTAAAAATAAGTTATCTGTTTGAGAGGTTTAGAGTTGACGTAACCCAATTTTGAGGTAAAACACTATAAATATTTGTATCTATCTTATTCAGTTGTTGATATTACTTATGATATTCTGGTGTTATGTTACTCATTTATTTCTTTGATTTCCCGACAAGAATTGCATTATGATAAACTGGATTCCTCCTAAGCTGGATAAATGTATTGAGTTATATTATGTGCTATTTGATTTTGTAAAAGCCATTTATTACGGTGGCTGCCATGTTTTGCCATAACATTTCCGCAAAAATatactaaatatatatatatatatatatatataaagaagatacgacatttatattaaaattgtaCAACACAACATAATtgatatttaatgatttttaatgattttataaCAATTCATTAGATTATCAGTTCGTGATGTTGATATTGACAGAGATAGGTATGCATCGAttatttgaaaaagaaaataatatttgtttatgttataaaattattattttcttctttttggtGAAATCGAAACTACAAAAAATAGCACTATAAATATGTGTATTTATAAAGCAATCCACCGAGGAAGCAACCCTGTCCCCGCGAATGTGTTGGGCAATTTCGTAGTGCTATTCCTTCTAAACCTACCACAGATTACCaactttttattatatttttggaccaaaattacctctttttttttttttttacaataaacaaGTCAATCTAACATATGTATATGGAAAATATTACAGAGACAATgggaattattaattaaattataaaattctcTACTTTTTATAACCAAATATGTTGCGTATACGTCCCAATTCCCACGTATGTCTAATTGTctttgtaatatatatatatatatatatatataagaccaCCTAAAAATTTCAGTCATAGCTTGAATCTGAGCATTGAGATGGCTGAAACTTATGAAAACCCGATGGCAGCGGACGTGCTGGAGCACTGCAGAATCGAGCCGGTACCGGATACAGTGGCCGAGTTGACGCTTCCACTTCTCCATTTCGACATTCCATGGCTCTATTTCCACCCTGTTGAGCGTCTTCTGTTCTTTGATTTCCCCATTTCCGAGTCTCGTTTTGTGGAATCCATCGTACCGAAACTCAAGGAATCGTTGCTCCAGACGCTCAAGCATTTCCTCCCGCTCGCTGGGAATATTGTCCACCCTTTAGATTCGAGCAGGCCCTATTCAAGATTCGTGGTAGGAGACTCTGTCTCGCTTACTATAGCCGAATGCAATAAAGATTTCAATCACCTCACGGGGAACCACCCTCGAGTCTCCGACGAGTTCTACGCTTGTGTTCCGCAACTCCCGCCTGCTACTTATTCGTCGGAAGCTGTGGTTTTCCCTGTGCTAGCTGTGCAGGTCACGCTATTCCCATACCATGGAATCTGCCTTGGTTTCTCCAATCACCACGCCATCGGAGATGCCAGCTCGATTGTTCGTTTCATAAAAGCGTGGGCTTCGGTCAACAGATTCGGCGGCGATTCGAAGCTGATAGATGATAAATCTTTGCCGTTCTATGATAGAACTGCTGTTGAAGATCCGGAGGGATTGGATTCAATATACTGGAATATGATGAAGAAATCTCGACCAGTGGAGTCGCCGCCGATCAGTTTCCCACTGAACAaggtatatatatgtatatatgcatAGATCTTTTGTTTGAATAATTGGAACCTTGTTACTTTCGTTACaacattttttatgttttttcatCTTCCTTTTGACTTTCTAGGTTCGAGCCACATTTGTCCTGACCAAAGAGGATGTGCAGAATCTGAAAAGCTTCGTCCTTTTGAAGCGACCAGAGATGCGCGTAACAGCTTTCACGGTGACCTGTGCTTTGGTCTGGGTTTGCGTGGTGAAAGCGGCGGCCGCCACAGAGGAGGTGGCCGACGAGGAACCCGAGTACTTCGGATTCGCCGCCGACTGCCGCGGCCGCCTGGATCCGCCGCTGCCGACTACATATTTCGGCAACTGCTTAGCATTTGTGAAGGCGGAATCGACTCATGGGCTATTGAGAGGAAAAGATGGATTCTTGGTGGCAGTGGAGTGCGTGATCAAGGCTATTCAGAAAACCGTGTACAATGAGAAGGGAATTCTTGATGGGGCCGAGGAGTGGCCTCTGGAATTCGGGAAATTGATCGGAAAACGCCTCTTCGGGGTGGCGGGATCACCAAGATTCGACCTTTACGACTCGGATTATGGTTGGGGAAGGCCGAAGAAGTTCGAATCTGCATCCATCGATTCGGATAGGTCAATGTCTCTGTGCAAATCCAGGGATTCCGAAGGAGGATTAGAGATTGGTTTGTCCAGGCCTAAGAAGAAACTGGACAAATTTGCTGCCATCTTCACTGAAATCCTGAGGAAGCTATGAAAAACACTTTGTTGGCGGTAATATCTCTCCACATTACAATAAGAAAACGTGTCCACCTTCCGTTTTAAATATCTGTATTCGTAATTCTATCACCTGTGTGTTGTACATAAGTTTGCTTCTGCAAATGACACCTAAAATTAAAGCATTTGTTCCTCGTTCCCAGGTTCAGTATGCCTGTAATGCTTGTTTGGTGCCGTTGTGAGGTTTCTTGCTTGTTTCATACAGGGAACCATCTGAAATGATCGAAAATGTTAGTCGAGAAAAGTGTGTTATCATCTTACAATGCCTTCTTTTGTTAGATTCTACAAATTTTATGAAGACAAACCATCATGTTCTAGCCAAACATTAGCCAAGTTACAAGGATGTTTTGTTTGCAAGCTGCAGTCCAAGGTTGAGCCATGTCGAGTTGTTTCGGCATCAATTAATGGAAAACACATTCTAATTATGCATTAAAAAATAACGACTGCGAGTAGGGATGACAACTTTTCTCACGGGTTTGGGGTTCCGCGGGGAAAGCCCGAAACGGGGATGGGGATCCCCGactttttcgggttcggggatttaaaaaaatccccgATGTAATTCGGGGTGGGTATGAAATTACTATCTCCATCCTCGAAATCCCCGAACCCGctccgaaaataatatcaataataaaataatagtattattaatataataataatattattttttaaaatattaataattttattattattaatattgatattgatattaatattaatattatctctaataataatagataataataagttttggtttgagaaaatctCCGAATTCGTCATCATCTTGCcagattaatatttttgaaacaggGATGTGGGCGGGGACGAGAAGTTGATCCCCGAAGTTTCCGAACCCGAAAAAGCGGGGATTGAGACGGATATGGTGGTGAGGATGGAATTCGGGGATGGGGATGGAAAACCCGCCCCCGGCCCGACCCATTGTCATCCCTAACTGCGAGTTGCCATCAGTACGAAATATAATTTATAGAGGACTTCAATGTTAGTCGTGCAAACTCTTATTCGACGTGATTATGTGATGTGCACCTCGACTAGAAATTTAGATCCGATTACCATTCTCCCAATAAGAAAAAACTGAACACTAATAATATATCACTTATTGTTCGAGAAGCAACAcgaaataaaaatattgatCGAAATATCTTAGCATGATTCTATTTCTCTATTTTTGATTGAGACAGAACTTTGCTGCTGCTATAATTCTGcaacaatataatatataattgagAAATTTGAGTATGTTTGAAATATTatatacaaaaatttgtgtgattgAAATTGTCCTCGATCATTTACATTCACGTATTAAATCATCTTATCTTTTCGGTTGCTCTCGCTTTCCTTCTTAAATAGCCATGCACGTGTTACAAATTTGGCTGGTTCATTTGAAATCaacatatctcaaaaatataaaattttatttggaaACTTAATTGTAACAAACTTATTTTCAACTAAACGAAATTCGATACATGATTAACTTAATAGCTTGTTGTGTTTGAAGATGATAGTTATAATGatgaaattattaaaacagaaaTGATGCTTACCTTTTAGTTGTTTGGAAATTTctcatttatatattattttcctaTATTTATTTACAATGATTATAAATTATGGGGATTCGCAtatgagtaggtttcttgtaagacgttctcacgaatctttatctgtgagacgtgtcaactctaccgatatttacaataaaaaataatactcttagcaataaaagtaaaataagatatctgtctcacaaaatacgacctgtgaaaccgtctcacacaattttttgtcaAATACAAACATAAGTTGTCCATAAAAACAATGTGTCACGGAAGTTGTGTTCCAACTCCATGACTCAATGATTTTATGTAGTGATATAAATAAACAAAGCTGTTCGTGATCTATTCGAAACttgattcgataaaagctcgtttgactAGTTTAATGAAACTCGTTaatataaacgaaccaagctcaagttttaaaatattcggctcgttagttCGTAATTAAGTTTGTTGGTAGGCTCACGAGTCAACTTTTAgataagaaaataatatttttgatttatATATTTCACATTTACTCTTAGAAAAggttatcaaattattttattagaattaaatttaaaaatttaataagaaaaatattatatttttctctaatatataatttagtttttaattaatgttcaaatttataattattaaactcGTTTAAGTTCGATAAAAGTTCGAATATACTCGTGAGTCAttaatatattcgttaaataaagttAAAGCCCGTCTCAATTATAAactattcaaattcaaatattcAGGAGTTCTCCTCTGCTCGATTACATGCCTAATTTCATGTGTTTTAGCTCCCTATGTCCATCTAAAATTCCTAATATCCTTCTTTACTTGTGGAAACCCAAGAATACCcttcttttgttttgttttttggttttgttttttatttttttggttttttctaTCTTTCTTGCCGCTTCCTGTAGTGGCATATATTAAACAAACCCACCATAAAAAGTTGAAGTAGGTCTTGAAGATCTTCGAGGAATCAAGCTGAAGAAATACGTAAAAACAGACGAAATCGGAGAGATATTGCTTTGTACCTGATGAAGGAATCGAAAAAAGGTCGGGGAATATTGCTCTTGAACATTTCGACCCAATTTAGGTTACATTTCTTGATTAACTTATCAAAAACTAGTTTCTTTGATCCTACTGTATGATTTATTACCATTTATTTTCTTCCACCTTTTTATCTCTTATTCATGTAATTATCCAGATATGTAGATATCTCTTTTCCATtgttgaaatttattttaatattatttttatgaagttgtgtttgtttatttgattttgttctCAGGATACATTATACGAAAAAAATAGTGGTTCTAAGATgaataaagaaaagaaaaatcagACTCGGTTAAGTCAGATATAGGAAAATGATGATGAATTTGGAGGTATTGTTTATAATTATGAACAAAAAATTTGAAGAATGTAGTAAATTTCATAAACGGgaatgtttttctttttttctttttaatttcattATGATGATCACTTGTGCGAGTATAAGTACATACGAAGAAATCAAACTGACCTTTCACTTGTGAATGAAATCAATGGAAATAGAATTTGTGGGATATATGAAGATGGAAAATATATTTTCCGATGTAAATACGGAACAAGTTGGTCAGAAAATGGAATATTTTCTTCAATGATATTTAGCTGATAAAGTTCATCATGTTGGGGATGCATGACATTGAATTTTGCTGGAGAAAAACGAGTTTGTTGGTAATTATGAAGATTTTCTTTATGGTTAGCTATTTTGAGATGAGAAAACTCAATTGTGGAATATGATACGACTGATGGTTTCCTAGTTGCCAATTTTGTATGAAACAATTCTTATTCAAGGTACTTGTTTTTTAGTATTTGAGAAATAGGTATATCCTTAATTGGTATATGGATTGGTCTGGTTTTTGTTGTCGTTAGGCTTATTTGGAGGAGTAGAGGGAGTTGCAACCTCAGAATCACTGGATTCAAAAATTAGTTTCCTCTTTGGCTTAAACCTTACTGACCTTCTTTCCATAGTTTTCTTTACGGTGGACATTTTATCTCTAATTTCTTTTTGGACGGCTAGAAATCCGACAATAGAGTTGTTCAGAGCCTGTCTCTTAGGCCTGAGAGATAGTATGTTTAAGCAGTGAGAGCTTTGAATTTATGCATGGTTACAGAATTGCTCAACAAGGTTCCTAGATCCTCAAACAGTCGGCTGAAAAGGATGACAAAACCTGCTGATTGCTTTTCACTTTGGATCATTGTCTTCAGAATTTGAAACAGAATGACCAACCAGTTGATCTTCATTCTTGTGGTGATGACCATCATCACCAATAACTTCTCCATGGTGAAGGCATCAAAGGAGTCTGCCTTAGTTAGAATAGACCACATCAACCAGCAATTGATACTCCAGTttcatttctttcttctttcttgATGTCTTGATCGGATCACTAGAAGTAGAGAACTTCAACTTCATATCCTCAACTACTTGCTGAGGCAATTCAGATAAGTCAGTTAGCCCTTCATAGGGAAATTGGAACAGGGTTGAGAAGAAATCTTGCTCAAACAGCAAGTTGTCCTCTCCCAAAGGCATCAGTATCTTCTCATCTTCAATGAATTTCCCTCTGGCATTGAAGCTCTTCAGCTCAGCCACATAGATATCTAAAGATAAAATGAgaaatttttgagttcagatgACTCGACCGCTTTGGATACTTAAGTAATTGTAGTATAATCCAAGAGttgtctttccagcgtgcttatgtccttacTCACACATACCCTACGAAACTTCccagaaggtcacccatcccaggaTTTTCCCAAGTCAATcccgcttaactttggagttcttatgtgataagctaccgaaaagaaggtACACCTTatataaagaaaatattttcccttatatGATCCCCGTtgtccgttcctcgatcgcgtctcgaataatttttaaaacacagttttatgcattctaatagaaaaccatattttaaacatgtagccatgcacatcataattaattcatgccattaaaaccatttaattagtcatgttttattttcctagatttgcatgcagttaggttacgttatcgtatttttggaccttacagagCAAACTGGAAACTCATGCTTAGTTAAGAGGCGCCTCGAGTTTGTAGTCTCATATCGTTTTTACCTCTAGGAGACTCGCATATCCCATCTAGACGTGGACCAACAATGTCCCATGTGTCTATACAAGCTTTATAAATCTTATCTACTATCGGTTAACTGAGGCCACCGGGTAATACTTGCATACGTAGTCAGCCCTTTGGGGACAATATATTCATATCTCGATCCTTGAGTCACCGCTTACTATATAAACAATACGGACTTGAGAAACAGCTGGAAAAGCCTATAATGCACTATAATTTCAAGAGCAAACTTATGTACTTGGTGTGAGAAATCTGATTTTTGGATGACCTATTTATATGTGGGCTCGAAAGCTCCGAACTGTACGTGTCACTTGTTTCCCGATACCTCTTAGGTTATAAGCTCTGATCTCTGATTTGATAGGTTTGAACTCTACGTGTCGACCCTCATTTGACACGATTTTTAAGAAGCTCTGATCTTACTTTGGACTTTTTTATCTCAGTTCAGAAGGTCCGAACTTACTTCGTAGATTCTGATATGGCTACCGATAATACTTCacttttctctcttacacgattttatcacttaacaacacttaaaatttttattttaaacgattttagtttcgatttagggtaaatttttgtgctttaatttttggtaaatttttaagtaTTAGTTAAATTCATGAATATTGTTAGCATAGTCAAATTGTGAGTTTTTTTAgatttgttaaattattaaaagtaatttttttttattttactgaaaatattagcgacggaaatcatgaaaaaaatattagcgacggaaaaCATGAAATAATCCGTCcctaattagcgacgattttgaaTAAATCCGTCGCTAGTCTTATTTGTCTAcaacaacggtgaaaaaccgttgtctttgagtgAACCCTTTAACCACAGGGACTTTAACAATGGTTTTTCAGGACATACGACAACGGTGGTGCATTTTAACTTGGAGCCCATTAAGGCCGATTATAAAAAGCTATATGAGTCCATATACTTGACACAACACAACCATTCAACATAGAGATTTTTAGAAAATCTCCCTTCCAATCAAAAACAATTCGATCTATTTCATTTTAATGTCTTAGGGTTTGTTGCCACTTCGTTCTTCAACCTCAAACGCATAATCTCACatgtttttctagtgcaatcaaTTTAGTGAATTTAGATTTCTTTCGTGGActcaaaataaagaaaaaagaaagaagatcCGTTTTTTAGTGTACTACACTTGAACAAATATATCTGCTTAAACATCAGAGTAGTTTCAAGTGTGATTAATTTGGAAGATATTTACTTCAACCTTGATACATCTTTGTATTGTATGATCCATATGATCgttcttttatttaaatgtcaaattaaaaattttaaatttctattGAAATATTGTTTTCTTATTGTCGTTATTGCGTGGTTTGGTCGCCGAAGACATGAGAATATGATATCCTAACGGTTTGATCGACGTCGACCCACAAGTCGGACCCAAGTTGACGACAAAATTCTATTCAGCAAGCTATCCAGACCATCTTCAAGGTTTTCAATTATACTAACAACTGCTTACATCCCGAGTTTTAGACCTCAGACATTAGGGAAGATGATGGAACAACCAACcccatgttagagtaggtgcacgtcgagccaagtggtggcgagtgttcacaatgaaactctatgtataaacaatctttattttaataatatttgaaattattattttggcacatctttatctgtatacccatgctagttgcatagataaagcccttgaatatacaaatagtagaaagaatatgagatgctcatatgatgagtatcatgaaactcatatttggaatactgtatatcctaaacagttcctagtcgattcagccgccgctaagaaggatataggccgctcgagttcgagactagtatctgcgatgtgagtaccatgtttcattggtaggggacattctgatgtccgagcatgcagataggtgctttttgtagagtgcactaaacaaaccctccataaaggactttccaagtggttctcacttatcgagtgcaaacgtcctagtttatggttgtacaccattagtccttatgacccgggacaacattgagactctatatgctagcattgcactttgacttgtatACCGACTCTCaaagagtcatcaggtggcaaggttgggtgttttgtcgaaacatataggagtcgatgcattgtagtcggggattcgccgcttaccttcgggtatggatatcctatgtgtatgtagtatgaaatctctgatcagagtatggtggtaattatgaaaggggtttcatagattacaccatcgatgcaactacaacatgacacatagtatcgattcattgacaactctcgatataccaatggttgtcgaatcgatcgggatatatgagttgaagggaccgtactgtacgctaaccataattgaatggttcttgcaggcactatcatttgatacctagggaatcatgtaagcgatgctgctaggcgtttaacatgattggttgggtactatcagacttgagttctgacgttcttgttatcaagaagttgataagtaaaaatggagcaattgaggtatgctcgtataagtacatgtttagtctgaatcacatggagatgtgaacccacgactagttgtatcaatgaaccattgagggccacacaagtactagctttctagatcccgttgagaagtaaaatagttcaaagtgttgaacggcttataaatgagtttataagcgtaaggaaaaatagaagtatgacttctatgagagaaatgtaatttttaatttatgaatgtgttcctaaattaaaacttGGCCAAACAaagaatgtatttgaaaattgtgattttcataaacattattatggactaaattaaattaattcaaatgttgaattaattaaacactagtggacctagtagagtccaaataattaaataattaaattaattcaagtgttgaattaattaaataaaattgggtcttgtagagtccaattgaaataattatttaactagtagacttgagtaaattcaagtaatgtttaattagtctcaaatatgtttgagataattaaattaagttcatggatttttaattgttaaaaatcaaataagatttgcatgcatgagaggtgaagggttggagactatTTTTTCAATCTCCAAAGCTTGGCATGCTAAAAGGTGTTTTAGCTTTTCCCACTACCAAGACTAGTCTTCCTTCCCCCCATTCACTCTatgttggccgaaatattgatgGGTTTTTACCTTgaattttctctcaattttcttcttcaattgttgaggaaataaatcacttctccttgaaaaatcttcttatttttttagtgcaaaataa
The sequence above is a segment of the Primulina tabacum isolate GXHZ01 chromosome 6, ASM2559414v2, whole genome shotgun sequence genome. Coding sequences within it:
- the LOC142549095 gene encoding phenolic glucoside malonyltransferase 1-like; translated protein: MAETYENPMAADVLEHCRIEPVPDTVAELTLPLLHFDIPWLYFHPVERLLFFDFPISESRFVESIVPKLKESLLQTLKHFLPLAGNIVHPLDSSRPYSRFVVGDSVSLTIAECNKDFNHLTGNHPRVSDEFYACVPQLPPATYSSEAVVFPVLAVQVTLFPYHGICLGFSNHHAIGDASSIVRFIKAWASVNRFGGDSKLIDDKSLPFYDRTAVEDPEGLDSIYWNMMKKSRPVESPPISFPLNKVRATFVLTKEDVQNLKSFVLLKRPEMRVTAFTVTCALVWVCVVKAAAATEEVADEEPEYFGFAADCRGRLDPPLPTTYFGNCLAFVKAESTHGLLRGKDGFLVAVECVIKAIQKTVYNEKGILDGAEEWPLEFGKLIGKRLFGVAGSPRFDLYDSDYGWGRPKKFESASIDSDRSMSLCKSRDSEGGLEIGLSRPKKKLDKFAAIFTEILRKL